From the Ferrigenium kumadai genome, one window contains:
- the cysW gene encoding sulfate ABC transporter permease subunit CysW — protein MSAQTTQRRISTRESAGVTLLLIGVALTYLVLFLGLPLATVFIEAFSKGWELYLSALKEPDAWSAIELTFIAAAIAVPANLVFGVAAAWAIAKFEFKGKSLLITLIDLPFAVSPVVSGLVYVLLFGAQGWFGPWLQEHDIKLIFAVPGIVLATIFVTFPFIARELIPLMQAQGKEEEEAAVSLGASGWQTFRRVTLPNIKWGLLYGVILCNARAMGEFGAVSVVSGHIRGMTNTMPLHVEILYNEYNFVAAFSVASLLALLALVTLLVKALVEWQAKRSGEPLHHGA, from the coding sequence ATGTCTGCTCAAACGACACAAAGAAGAATCTCTACGCGCGAATCTGCGGGCGTGACGCTGCTGCTCATCGGCGTGGCGCTGACTTATCTTGTGCTGTTCCTCGGCCTGCCGCTGGCGACGGTATTCATCGAGGCCTTCAGCAAAGGCTGGGAGCTGTACCTGTCCGCATTGAAAGAGCCGGACGCCTGGTCGGCGATCGAGCTGACCTTCATCGCCGCCGCCATCGCGGTGCCTGCCAATCTGGTGTTTGGCGTGGCCGCAGCCTGGGCCATCGCCAAGTTCGAGTTCAAGGGCAAGAGCTTGTTGATCACGCTGATCGACCTGCCGTTTGCCGTGAGTCCGGTGGTATCCGGCCTCGTCTATGTGCTGCTGTTCGGCGCGCAGGGTTGGTTCGGTCCGTGGCTGCAGGAACACGACATCAAACTGATCTTCGCCGTACCCGGCATCGTGCTCGCCACCATCTTCGTCACCTTCCCCTTCATCGCGCGCGAGTTGATCCCGCTGATGCAGGCGCAGGGCAAGGAAGAGGAGGAGGCCGCAGTATCGCTTGGCGCATCCGGCTGGCAGACCTTCCGGCGCGTGACGCTGCCCAATATCAAGTGGGGCCTGCTGTATGGCGTGATCCTCTGTAATGCGCGGGCGATGGGCGAGTTCGGCGCGGTGTCGGTGGTGTCCGGCCACATCCGCGGCATGACCAACACCATGCCGCTGCACGTTGAGATCCTCTACAACGAATACAACTTCGTCGCCGCCTTCAGCGTGGCTTCGCTGCTGGCTCTGCTGGCGCTGGTCACGCTGCTGGTGAAGGCGCTGGTCGAATGGCAGGCGAAACGCAGCGGCGAACCTTTGCATCACGGAGCGTAG
- the cysT gene encoding sulfate ABC transporter permease subunit CysT, whose translation MSRFKAHSVLPGFNLALGFTLLYLSLIVLIPLSALFFKTATLGWGGFWDVATGDRVVASLRVTFVTSFAAAVINAFFGLVVAWVLVRYRFPGKRIVDALVDLPFALPTAVAGITLATLYAPNGWLGQYFAAHDIKVAYTPLGIVVALTFIGLPFVVRTVQPVLADVEAEVEEAAASLGAGRWDVFRRVIFPAVFPALLTGFALAFARAIGEYGSVIFIAGNMPFISEIAPLLIVAKLEQYDYAGATAIAVVMLLISFALLLSINALQWWSSRKGTR comes from the coding sequence ATGTCTCGATTCAAAGCCCATAGCGTGCTGCCAGGTTTCAATCTGGCGCTGGGTTTTACGCTGCTCTATCTCTCGCTGATCGTGCTGATCCCGCTGTCCGCGCTGTTCTTCAAGACGGCGACGCTGGGCTGGGGCGGCTTCTGGGATGTCGCGACCGGCGACCGCGTGGTGGCTTCGCTGCGCGTGACCTTCGTCACATCCTTCGCGGCGGCGGTCATCAACGCCTTCTTCGGCCTGGTGGTGGCCTGGGTGCTGGTGCGCTACCGCTTCCCCGGCAAGCGCATCGTCGATGCGCTGGTGGATTTGCCGTTTGCGCTGCCCACCGCGGTGGCGGGCATCACGCTGGCGACGCTGTATGCGCCGAACGGCTGGCTCGGCCAGTATTTCGCCGCGCATGACATCAAAGTGGCGTACACGCCGCTGGGCATCGTGGTCGCGCTCACTTTCATCGGCCTGCCGTTCGTGGTGCGCACGGTGCAGCCGGTGCTGGCGGACGTCGAGGCCGAGGTGGAGGAAGCGGCGGCCAGTCTCGGGGCTGGGCGCTGGGATGTGTTCCGCCGCGTGATCTTTCCCGCAGTCTTTCCCGCGCTGCTCACCGGCTTCGCGCTGGCCTTCGCGCGCGCCATCGGCGAATACGGCTCGGTGATCTTCATCGCGGGCAATATGCCGTTCATTTCCGAGATCGCGCCGCTGCTCATCGTCGCCAAGCTGGAGCAATACGACTACGCAGGCGCGACGGCGATCGCGGTGGTGATGCTGCTGATTTCGTTCGCATTGCTGCTGAGCATTAATGCCTTGCAATGGTGGAGTTCAAGAAAGGGGACACGCTGA
- a CDS encoding EAL domain-containing protein has product MPTLHRLNALQKELRDTLSLNDDYRLEVHGDEVRANFIGLQLRSAFQPIVDLARNAPLGYEALLRAFDQKGNAVAPPAAFRQAEVAERLVKFDRLCRTLHTLNYLNMGKGNGLLFLNVHPELLVAVNSHGKVFEQVLHHHDVPTNEVVIEINESAVSEEKLLAAAIANYRERGYRIAIDDFGKEHSNLERLWTLSPEYVKLDGGIIQQAEVNPRLQRILPKLVEIVRELGAEVVVEGIETQSQLELARHAGVHLVQGYLLGRPAAAQQWVMEAA; this is encoded by the coding sequence GTGCCTACGCTTCACCGTTTGAACGCATTGCAGAAGGAGCTGCGCGATACGCTCAGCCTGAACGACGACTATCGCCTGGAGGTGCATGGCGATGAGGTGCGCGCCAATTTTATCGGCTTGCAGTTGCGCAGCGCGTTCCAGCCTATCGTCGATCTGGCGCGGAATGCGCCGCTGGGCTACGAGGCCTTGCTGCGCGCCTTCGACCAGAAGGGCAATGCCGTTGCCCCGCCCGCCGCGTTCCGGCAGGCGGAAGTGGCCGAGCGGCTGGTCAAGTTCGATCGCCTGTGCCGCACGCTGCACACGCTCAACTACCTGAACATGGGCAAAGGCAACGGACTGCTGTTCCTCAATGTGCATCCGGAGCTGCTGGTCGCGGTCAATTCGCACGGCAAGGTGTTCGAGCAGGTGCTGCATCACCACGACGTGCCGACCAATGAGGTGGTGATCGAGATCAACGAGAGTGCGGTGAGCGAGGAGAAGCTCCTGGCTGCGGCCATCGCGAACTATCGCGAGCGCGGCTACCGGATCGCCATCGACGATTTCGGCAAGGAACATTCCAATCTGGAGCGGTTGTGGACGCTGTCGCCGGAATACGTGAAGCTGGACGGCGGCATCATCCAGCAGGCGGAGGTCAATCCACGGCTGCAGCGCATCCTGCCCAAGCTGGTGGAGATCGTTCGCGAACTGGGGGCGGAAGTGGTTGTGGAAGGCATCGAGACCCAAAGCCAACTCGAACTGGCGCGGCATGCCGGGGTACACCTGGTGCAAGGCTACCTGCTCGGCCGTCCGGCAGCGGCGCAGCAGTGGGTGATGGAAGCGGCTTAG
- a CDS encoding sulfate ABC transporter substrate-binding protein yields the protein MKALLPKSLSLLAVAAAFSASAFAAEVKILNASYDVSREFYKNYNPLFIKQWKQKTGDDLTVNQSHGGSSKQARAVVDGLDADVVTMNQSIDVDILAEKQLIPADWAKRLPNGSAPFSSTSVFLVRKGNPKGIKTWNDLAKSGVSVIIANPKTSGNGRYAYLAAWGSVIKQGGKPAQAKDLVAKIFANVPVLETGGRGATTTFVQREIGDVLVTFENEVGLIKQEYGTDKFDLVYPPISIVADLPVSVVDKVVDKRGTRKVAEAYLQNLYSPEAQDLAAQYELRPRDAKVAKKYAKTLPPLKLFTVDEVFGSLKQAQAEHFKDGGVFDQFYTRK from the coding sequence ATGAAAGCACTTCTGCCGAAGTCCTTGTCCCTGCTGGCTGTTGCAGCCGCCTTTTCCGCATCGGCATTCGCCGCGGAGGTGAAGATACTGAACGCCTCCTACGACGTGTCGCGCGAGTTCTACAAGAACTACAACCCGCTGTTCATCAAGCAATGGAAGCAGAAGACGGGCGATGACCTGACCGTCAACCAGTCGCACGGCGGTTCCAGCAAGCAGGCGCGCGCGGTGGTGGATGGCCTGGATGCCGATGTGGTGACCATGAACCAGTCCATCGACGTGGACATCCTCGCCGAGAAGCAACTGATCCCCGCCGATTGGGCGAAACGTTTGCCGAACGGCAGCGCGCCGTTCAGTTCCACTTCGGTGTTCCTGGTGCGCAAGGGCAACCCCAAGGGCATCAAGACCTGGAACGACCTGGCGAAGTCCGGCGTGTCGGTGATCATCGCCAACCCCAAGACCTCGGGTAACGGGCGCTACGCCTACCTCGCCGCCTGGGGCTCGGTCATCAAGCAGGGCGGCAAGCCGGCACAGGCCAAGGATCTGGTCGCGAAGATATTCGCCAACGTGCCGGTGCTGGAGACAGGCGGTCGCGGCGCGACCACGACTTTCGTGCAGCGCGAGATCGGCGATGTGCTGGTGACCTTCGAGAACGAAGTGGGCCTCATCAAGCAGGAATACGGCACGGACAAGTTCGACCTCGTGTATCCGCCGATCAGCATCGTGGCCGACCTGCCGGTGAGCGTGGTGGACAAGGTGGTGGACAAGCGCGGCACCCGCAAGGTGGCCGAGGCTTACCTGCAGAACCTGTACTCGCCTGAAGCGCAGGATCTCGCTGCACAGTACGAATTGCGTCCGCGCGACGCAAAGGTCGCCAAGAAATATGCCAAGACATTGCCGCCGTTGAAGCTGTTCACCGTAGACGAGGTGTTCGGCAGCCTGAAGCAGGCCCAGGCAGAGCACTTCAAGGACGGCGGCGTGTTCGACCAGTTCTATACCAGGAAGTGA
- a CDS encoding 2OG-Fe dioxygenase family protein, translated as MTTAMLAPTYINPAYLSEALKVHGHGVLSSSGVGSFVGRPLSELESLKADWDDLPLDNFLRDGGRYRRRRHSSFVVEGESVRQVPHRAHYQPLEYNALHGGMLRMFEPIAENTVAQPVWQELLRAIGRVCSAVKGERPWYVEAHQFRIDTSNGIGRPTPEGAHRDGVDFVAILLVARENIRGGESRIFEFNGRHGQRFTLSEPWTLLLLDDQRVIHESTPIQPTAEGGHRDTLVLTFRSGGFLEPA; from the coding sequence CATGGGGTGCTGAGCTCGTCAGGAGTCGGCTCATTTGTCGGGCGCCCGCTGTCCGAATTGGAATCGCTGAAAGCGGATTGGGACGACCTGCCGCTCGACAACTTTCTCAGGGATGGCGGGCGCTACCGGCGCCGCCGGCATTCCAGTTTTGTCGTCGAGGGGGAAAGCGTGAGGCAAGTGCCGCACCGCGCGCATTACCAACCCCTGGAATACAACGCGCTGCACGGCGGCATGCTGCGCATGTTCGAGCCCATCGCCGAAAACACTGTCGCACAGCCGGTATGGCAGGAATTGTTGCGGGCCATCGGCCGCGTCTGTTCTGCCGTCAAGGGCGAACGCCCGTGGTATGTGGAAGCGCACCAGTTCCGCATCGATACCAGCAACGGCATCGGGCGGCCGACGCCTGAAGGCGCGCACCGCGACGGCGTGGATTTCGTCGCCATCCTGCTGGTGGCGAGGGAGAACATCCGCGGCGGTGAAAGCCGCATCTTCGAATTCAACGGGCGGCACGGACAGCGCTTCACCCTGAGCGAACCCTGGACGCTGCTCCTGCTCGACGATCAGCGCGTCATCCACGAGTCCACGCCGATCCAGCCGACGGCCGAAGGCGGGCATCGCGATACCCTGGTGCTGACTTTTCGCTCGGGTGGTTTCCTGGAGCCTGCCTGA